In the genome of Sciurus carolinensis chromosome 3, mSciCar1.2, whole genome shotgun sequence, one region contains:
- the Prlh gene encoding prolactin-releasing peptide isoform X1, with protein sequence MQLGTAGKGAGSERASGGVAAPPVDYKGCALTLCHPSLFKKPGMRALDACFLCLLLLCLVLRGAASRAPQHSMEIRTPDINPAWYRGRGIRPVGRFGRRRAALQDIPRPGLRCWSTCLPLERGAKSPQGG encoded by the exons ATGCAGCTAGGGACGGCAGGCAAAGGCGCTGGCTCGGAGAGGGCATCTGGGGGCGTCGCCGCTCCCCCCGTGGACTATAAAG GCTGCGCCCTCACCCTGTGTCATCCCTCCTTGTTCAAGAAGCCAGGCATGAGGGCTCTGGACGCCTGCTTCCTGTGCCTGCTGCTGCTGTGCCTTGTCCTTCGGGGGGCTGCAAGCCGAGCCCCTCAGCACTCCATGGAGATCCGCA CTCCTGACATCAATCCTGCCTGGTACAGGGGCCGTGGGATCAGGCCTGTGGGCCGCTTCGGCCGGAGGAGGGCAGCCCTTCAGGACATCCCCAGACCTGGGCTGCGATGCTGGTCCACCTGCCTCCCGCTGGAGCGTGGTGCCAAGTCCCCCCAGGGTGGCTGA
- the Prlh gene encoding prolactin-releasing peptide isoform X2: protein MRALDACFLCLLLLCLVLRGAASRAPQHSMEIRTPDINPAWYRGRGIRPVGRFGRRRAALQDIPRPGLRCWSTCLPLERGAKSPQGG, encoded by the exons ATGAGGGCTCTGGACGCCTGCTTCCTGTGCCTGCTGCTGCTGTGCCTTGTCCTTCGGGGGGCTGCAAGCCGAGCCCCTCAGCACTCCATGGAGATCCGCA CTCCTGACATCAATCCTGCCTGGTACAGGGGCCGTGGGATCAGGCCTGTGGGCCGCTTCGGCCGGAGGAGGGCAGCCCTTCAGGACATCCCCAGACCTGGGCTGCGATGCTGGTCCACCTGCCTCCCGCTGGAGCGTGGTGCCAAGTCCCCCCAGGGTGGCTGA